The Paeniglutamicibacter sulfureus genome includes a region encoding these proteins:
- a CDS encoding SDR family oxidoreductase yields the protein MDGAIDGALTGKIALVAGATRGAGRGTAIALGEAGATVYCTGRSTRAARSEYDRPETIEETAEMVNAAGGRGIAVAVDHLDSHTVAALVARIDAEQGRLDVLVNDIWGGEKLIGWDQPIWEHNLEAGLRMLELGVKTHLITAHHALGLLARNPGGLVVEVTDGTRAYNREHYRLSTFYDLAKNAPLRMAFTLAHELKQHRCAAVALSPGWLRSEMMLEAFGVTESNWRSATGADGHFAAISESPRFVGRAVAALAADPDVFARSGGSFSSGGLAREYGFTDVDGSAPDCWRYMVEVQDPGLPADASGYR from the coding sequence ATGGACGGAGCAATCGACGGAGCATTGACGGGGAAGATCGCGCTGGTTGCCGGGGCGACGCGCGGCGCAGGCCGCGGGACCGCCATTGCCCTGGGCGAGGCGGGGGCCACGGTGTATTGCACGGGCCGCAGCACCCGCGCCGCGCGCAGCGAATACGACCGACCCGAAACCATCGAGGAGACAGCGGAGATGGTCAACGCGGCCGGCGGCCGGGGCATCGCGGTGGCAGTTGACCACCTGGACTCCCACACGGTGGCGGCGCTGGTGGCACGCATCGATGCCGAGCAGGGCCGGCTGGACGTGTTGGTCAACGACATCTGGGGCGGCGAAAAGCTCATCGGCTGGGACCAACCGATCTGGGAACACAACCTCGAGGCCGGCCTGCGGATGCTGGAACTCGGTGTGAAGACCCACTTGATTACCGCCCACCACGCGCTGGGGCTGTTGGCCAGGAATCCCGGAGGCCTGGTCGTTGAGGTGACCGATGGGACCCGGGCGTACAACCGGGAACACTATCGGCTCTCCACGTTTTACGATCTGGCGAAGAACGCGCCGCTGCGCATGGCCTTCACGTTGGCGCACGAGTTGAAGCAGCATCGCTGCGCGGCCGTGGCCCTGAGCCCGGGCTGGCTGCGCTCGGAGATGATGCTCGAGGCCTTCGGCGTCACCGAATCGAATTGGCGATCGGCCACGGGCGCGGACGGGCATTTTGCCGCAATCAGCGAATCCCCGCGTTTTGTGGGCCGTGCCGTTGCGGCGCTGGCTGCGGATCCCGACGTCTTTGCGCGCAGCGGAGGATCGTTCTCTTCCGGCGGGCTGGCCCGCGAATACGGTTTCACCGACGTGGACGGCTCGGCACCGGATTGCTGGCGGTACATGGTCGAGGTCCAGGACCCCGGGTTGCCCGCGGACGCCTCCGGCTATCGGTGA